From Equus przewalskii isolate Varuska chromosome 17, EquPr2, whole genome shotgun sequence, the proteins below share one genomic window:
- the KCNJ3 gene encoding G protein-activated inward rectifier potassium channel 1 isoform X2: MSALRRKFGDDYQVVTTSSSGSGLQPQGPGQGPQQQLVPKKKRQRFVDKNGRCNVQHGNLGSETSRYLSDLFTTLVDLKWRWNLFIFILTYTVAWLFMASMWWVIAYTRGDLNKAHVGNYTPCVANVYNFPSAFLFFIETEATIGYGYRYITDKCPEGIILFLFQSILGSIVDAFLIGCMFIKMSQPKKRAETLMFSEHAVISMRDGKLTLMFRVGNLRNSHMVSAQIRCKLLKG, encoded by the coding sequence ATGTCTGCACTCCGAAGGAAATTTGGGGACGATTACCAGGTAGTGACCACCTCGTCCAGCGGCTCGGGCTTGCAGCCCCAGGGGCCGGGCCAGGGCCCGCAGCAGCAGCTTGTGCCCAAGAAGAAGCGGCAGCGGTTCGTGGACAAGAACGGCCGGTGCAATGTACAGCACGGCAACCTGGGCAGCGAGACTAGCCGCTACCTCTCGGACCTCTTCACCACCCTGGTGGACCTCAAGTGGCGCTGGAACCTCTTTATCTTCATCCTCACCTACACCGTGGCCTGGCTCTTCATGGCGTCCATGTGGTGGGTGATCGCCTACACCCGGGGCGACCTGAACAAAGCCCACGTCGGCAACTACACGCCCTGCGTGGCCAATGTCTATAACTTCCCCTCCGCCTTCCTCTTCTTCATCGAGACCGAGGCCACCATAGGCTATGGCTACCGCTACATCACCGACAAGTGCCCCGAGGGcatcatcctcttcctcttccagtcCATCCTCGGCTCCATCGTGGACGCCTTCCTCATCGGCTGCATGTTCATCAAGATGTCCCAGCCCAAGAAGCGCGCGGAGACCCTTATGTTTAGTGAGCACGCGGTGATCTCCATGAGGGACGGAAAACTCACGCTCATGTTCCGGGTGGGCAACCTGCGCAACAGCCACATGGTCTCCGCGCAGATCCGCTGCAAGCTGCTCAAA